Below is a window of Spirochaetota bacterium DNA.
TATAATTATTAAAAATTTTTGACTCTTCATACTTTTTATCAAGGTAATCAGAGAGTCCTTGAATAAAGCCTTTATAATGCATACCTCCTGAATATGTTCTTATATTATTTGCATATGTATAAATAATTTCATCATCTGTTTCATTAAATATAAAAGCAATTTCAACTTCAATATCTGATTTATTAGGGTCTTTATGCTTAAAATATTCTTTTTTATAAAAAATATTTTCAGTAATTGATTTATGTCCTTTATTTAAGTGAAAAGCAAATGCTAATATTCCACCATCATTATGAAATATCTCTTTTTTCTTTAAAGGAGTATATTCAAACTCTATTTTAATATTTGAATTTAAAAAAGAGAGTTCCTCAATTCTATTTCTAATAATTTCATATGAAAATTTTATATCTCTAAATATTTCAGGGTCTGGTTTAAATAAAATCTTAGTACCATGAATATCGGTATCTCCTACAATCTTAACTTCACTCTGAGGTATTCCCCTATGATATTCTTGATACCATATTTTATCATTTTTATATACCCAAACTTTCAAATATTCACTTAAAGCATTAACAACTGAAAGTCCTACTCCGTGTAAACCACCTGAAACTTTATAAGCTTTATTATCAAATTTTCCTCCAGCAAATAACTCAGTTAGTACAAGCTCAAGAGCACTTTTTTTTTCACCATAAACTTCTATTATATCAACAGGAATACCTCTACCATTATCTTCAACTATAGCTTCATTTTTTTCATTTATTGTAACTTTAACAGTATCACAAACACCAACAAGCGCTTCGTCTATTGAATTATCAATTATTTCAAATAAAAGATGATTTAGCCCTTTTTCTGAAGAATTACCAACATACATGCCAGGTCTCAATCTAACATGTTCAAGAGATTTCAAATATCTTATATGTTTTCCATCATAAGATTTACTAAGTTCTCTTTTATCAATTTTTTCCTTCATAAAATCCCTGCTATAAATTAATTTAACTAACTTTTTGTTCTATTTTTACTTTTAAATTAGGTATTAAAAATTTAACATAATTTTTTTTTTTGTTTAGTTTTATTTTTTCAAGCTTTTATCTGATAAAATAATTGAAGCAATAAGATTTTTGAGTTTTTCTTTCATTTGAGCATCATCTACTATTTTTATTTCATCTTCTACCTCTTTTTTTAATTCATCATTAAGTTTATCAAAAGAACTCCTCTTATCATCTCTTTGAAAATACTGAGGTAGAAAACGGTATTTAATATCATAAAAATCACTTTTAAATTTTGAATTAATTCTTTTAAGAAAACGATCTTTATAAAATAAAAATTCTTGTCCCCAAATGGGGTTATCAACTGCAACATAAATAATTCCTTTATTTATATAAATAGGTTTGATATGTTCTTTTATATTTCCTTCTAATAAAGATTTTAAAAAATCGATTATTTCTTTTTCCTTTAACTTGCTTTTGAGTTTTACTTTTAGTTCATTAGGTAATATCTCAAAAAATGATTTGAATTCTTCTTTATTGTTCATTTCTTCTAAATTGGTTGAATAAAGCTCAAAATAAAAATTTTTATCAAAATTTTCTTTATTTTTCATAATTTATTATACTCTATTAAATCTCTCTATTAAGAATAATTTTTTTTAAAAAAAAGGAGTTTTAAGAATTATTCATTAAAATGATAATTTAAACTTTCTTTTATAACATTATTTTCAATAATAAAAAAATTATCAAAATTTATATCAATGAAGTATTGTTTAGAAATTTCATCAAACTTTTTTGAAGATGAAAAAAAAATTTGAGTATTATTATTAAATATTTTATTTATTATTAAACTTATCTTTCTTATATTTTCAATATCTATCTCCTGAAAATAATCATCAAAAAGAATAACTGGATAAAAACCAAATATTTCTTTATAATATGAAATTAAAGCAAAATTCAATATTATAAAAAATATCTTAAAATCTGCATAACTACCAGTTAATTCAATTTTTAAATCACTTTTTAAAAATTCAAATTTATCATTATGGATTCCTTTGTATCTTTTTAATCTAATT
It encodes the following:
- a CDS encoding DUF721 domain-containing protein, whose translation is MKNKENFDKNFYFELYSTNLEEMNNKEEFKSFFEILPNELKVKLKSKLKEKEIIDFLKSLLEGNIKEHIKPIYINKGIIYVAVDNPIWGQEFLFYKDRFLKRINSKFKSDFYDIKYRFLPQYFQRDDKRSSFDKLNDELKKEVEDEIKIVDDAQMKEKLKNLIASIILSDKSLKK